The Megasphaera stantonii genome includes a window with the following:
- a CDS encoding DUF1292 domain-containing protein yields MTEEMEEVMVITITSPDGEEKDFQEVDAVEIDGKIFSLLLEICENEDEAEAIIARVDEEDGEPVYVEPTEEEFEAASKAFEELAAEDEE; encoded by the coding sequence ATGACAGAAGAAATGGAAGAAGTAATGGTCATTACGATTACCAGTCCCGATGGTGAAGAAAAAGATTTTCAGGAAGTAGACGCAGTCGAAATCGACGGCAAAATCTTTTCGCTGCTCCTTGAAATCTGCGAAAACGAAGACGAAGCGGAAGCTATCATCGCCCGCGTCGACGAAGAAGACGGCGAACCCGTTTACGTAGAACCGACGGAAGAAGAATTTGAAGCGGCCAGCAAGGCTTTTGAAGAATTGGCTGCTGAAGACGAAGAATAA
- a CDS encoding NlpC/P60 family protein, whose amino-acid sequence MRNEIKRIWILAAVLAAMALPVGAADYYAVGDKGGDVLLLQKQLIKRGYDVEADGVFSKDMAKAVSKFQKDQKIQVSGKVGGWTYYLLTGKRTLMPKDSGSKAVQKPAKSKKKPVKKAKAKKADKTSKLKYTKLKSLKGSDHIGHQLVDSAYQYIGVPYVFGGNTPKGFDCSGFTKYVFSHNGIELPRMADEQYRMGFRVRKNELIPGDLVFFTTYEPGVSHTGIYVGDGNFISATSSGGIRVDSLKSGYWSERYIGAKRVR is encoded by the coding sequence ATGCGAAACGAAATAAAACGGATATGGATATTGGCCGCCGTGCTGGCTGCCATGGCTCTTCCTGTTGGAGCCGCCGATTATTACGCCGTAGGCGATAAGGGCGGCGACGTGCTGCTTCTTCAGAAGCAGCTGATCAAGCGGGGCTACGACGTCGAAGCCGACGGCGTATTTTCCAAGGATATGGCCAAAGCCGTATCTAAATTCCAGAAGGATCAGAAAATACAGGTCAGCGGCAAGGTCGGCGGCTGGACGTACTATCTTCTGACGGGCAAACGGACTCTCATGCCGAAGGACAGCGGCTCCAAAGCCGTACAGAAGCCGGCAAAGAGCAAGAAGAAGCCTGTCAAAAAGGCCAAGGCTAAAAAGGCCGACAAGACGTCCAAGCTGAAGTATACGAAGCTGAAAAGCCTCAAGGGCTCCGACCACATCGGCCATCAGCTCGTTGATTCGGCGTACCAGTACATCGGCGTGCCCTATGTGTTCGGCGGCAATACGCCTAAGGGCTTCGATTGCTCCGGCTTTACGAAATACGTCTTTTCCCACAACGGCATTGAATTGCCGCGCATGGCTGACGAGCAGTACCGCATGGGGTTCCGCGTGCGGAAAAACGAGCTCATACCGGGCGATTTGGTTTTCTTTACGACATATGAGCCGGGCGTGTCCCACACGGGTATTTACGTCGGCGACGGCAACTTCATCAGCGCGACGAGCAGCGGCGGTATCCGCGTAGACAGCCTGAAAAGCGGCTACTGGTCCGAACGCTATATCGGCGCCAAACGGGTCAGATAA
- the alaS gene encoding alanine--tRNA ligase, whose amino-acid sequence MTGNEIRKAYLEFFKSKEHLILHSFPLIPQDDPSLLLIGAGMAPLKPYFTGKLVPPSYRVTTSQKCIRTGDIDNVGRTARHHTFFEMLGNFSFGNYFKKEAIAWAWEFLTEVLELDKDKLYVTIYPNDDEAYDYWHNMIGLSDERIFKFEDNFWEIGEGPCGPDSEIFYDLGPERGCGQPTCTVGCDCDRYLEIWNLVFTQFDRTKDGEYVPLAKKNIDTGAGLERLASVIQQKESNFETDLIFPIIEDVIALCHGDYNDPHQKVAMKVIADHIRAITVMISDGILPSNEGRGYVLRRILRRAVRFGRLLGIKELFLSGLVDTVIGILGEEYPELKEHEELIKKVIDTEETQFSATLAQGTELLDQLMAAAGPAKELDGKDVFKLYDTYGFPVELTEEIASENGITIDHAGFDAAMKEQQERARAAREDVSAKVATPDTTRLDQSKLVNDPTAIEATVVMLGKEGVEVARACDGEEVTVIIDNNPFHPEGGGQLGDTGMLEGKEGKAVVTDARALPNGLVYLVATVQEGALCIGDMVDVKVDKDRNLAMARNHTATHLLQAALRKVLGNHVNQAGSLVTPDRLRFDFTHFSPVTADELAEVEDLVNEEILANVRVDIEEMPIAKAKEKGAMALFGEKYGDVVRVVSVDDFSCELCGGSHVPSTAVIGTFRILSESGTGTGVRRIEAVTGAAALQKAQHDAAELRLVADMLKAKADAIPDKLSQVLAQLKAAEKELQQLKKEAAMSDMDDMLAAKEDVNGVSVVAAEAQADSMDSLRELADTIMDKVGSGVVLLGAVHDGKVNFVCKVAKADTKKGLHAGKIIKAAAQAAGGNGGGRPDMAQAGGKAPEKLAEALKAGKAAVSELIG is encoded by the coding sequence ATGACGGGTAATGAAATCCGCAAAGCCTATTTGGAATTTTTCAAAAGCAAGGAGCATTTGATTCTGCATAGTTTTCCCCTGATTCCCCAGGACGACCCGAGCCTGCTGCTCATTGGCGCCGGCATGGCTCCGCTGAAGCCGTATTTTACGGGCAAGCTCGTACCGCCGTCCTACCGGGTTACGACGAGCCAGAAGTGCATCCGCACCGGCGATATCGACAACGTCGGCCGCACGGCCCGTCACCATACGTTTTTTGAAATGCTGGGGAACTTCTCCTTCGGCAACTACTTCAAAAAAGAAGCCATCGCCTGGGCGTGGGAATTCCTGACGGAAGTCCTCGAGCTGGACAAGGACAAGCTGTACGTTACGATTTATCCGAACGACGACGAAGCTTATGATTACTGGCACAACATGATTGGCCTGTCGGACGAACGCATCTTTAAATTTGAAGACAATTTCTGGGAAATCGGCGAAGGCCCCTGCGGCCCGGACAGCGAAATTTTCTACGACCTGGGACCGGAACGGGGCTGCGGTCAGCCGACCTGCACCGTAGGCTGCGACTGCGACCGCTACTTGGAAATCTGGAACCTCGTATTTACCCAGTTTGACCGCACTAAAGACGGCGAATACGTGCCTCTGGCTAAGAAAAACATCGATACAGGCGCCGGCCTGGAACGGTTGGCTTCGGTTATCCAGCAGAAGGAATCGAACTTTGAAACGGATTTGATTTTCCCGATTATCGAAGACGTCATCGCCCTCTGCCATGGCGATTACAACGATCCCCATCAGAAAGTGGCCATGAAGGTCATTGCCGACCACATCCGGGCGATTACGGTCATGATCAGCGACGGTATCCTGCCGTCCAACGAAGGCCGCGGCTACGTCCTGCGCCGTATCCTGCGCCGCGCCGTCCGCTTCGGCCGCCTGCTGGGAATTAAAGAATTGTTCCTCAGCGGCCTCGTCGACACGGTGATCGGCATCCTCGGCGAAGAATACCCCGAACTGAAAGAACATGAAGAATTAATCAAAAAAGTTATCGATACGGAAGAAACGCAGTTCAGCGCTACGCTGGCCCAGGGGACGGAACTCCTCGACCAGCTCATGGCCGCTGCCGGCCCGGCGAAGGAACTGGACGGCAAGGACGTATTCAAGCTGTACGACACGTACGGATTCCCTGTCGAGCTGACTGAAGAAATTGCCAGTGAAAACGGCATTACCATCGACCATGCCGGCTTCGACGCCGCCATGAAGGAACAGCAGGAACGGGCCCGCGCCGCCCGCGAAGACGTGTCGGCGAAAGTGGCTACGCCCGATACGACGAGACTGGATCAGAGCAAGCTGGTCAACGACCCGACGGCCATTGAAGCGACTGTCGTCATGCTGGGCAAGGAAGGCGTAGAAGTGGCGAGAGCCTGCGACGGCGAAGAAGTGACGGTCATCATCGACAACAATCCCTTCCATCCCGAAGGAGGCGGCCAGCTCGGCGATACGGGCATGCTGGAAGGAAAAGAAGGCAAGGCCGTCGTAACGGATGCCAGAGCCTTGCCGAACGGCCTGGTATACCTCGTGGCGACTGTTCAGGAAGGGGCCCTGTGCATCGGCGATATGGTCGACGTCAAGGTAGATAAGGACCGCAACCTGGCCATGGCCCGCAACCACACGGCAACGCATCTTCTGCAGGCCGCTCTGCGCAAGGTACTGGGCAACCATGTCAACCAGGCCGGCTCTCTCGTTACGCCGGACCGCCTGCGCTTCGATTTTACCCATTTCTCGCCTGTTACGGCAGACGAACTGGCCGAAGTCGAAGACCTGGTCAACGAAGAAATTTTGGCAAACGTACGCGTCGATATAGAAGAAATGCCTATTGCCAAGGCCAAGGAAAAGGGCGCTATGGCTCTCTTCGGCGAAAAATACGGCGACGTCGTCCGCGTCGTATCGGTCGACGATTTCAGCTGCGAACTGTGCGGCGGCTCCCACGTGCCGTCGACGGCCGTCATCGGTACCTTCCGCATCTTATCGGAATCCGGCACGGGCACGGGCGTACGGCGCATCGAAGCCGTTACCGGCGCAGCGGCTCTGCAGAAAGCGCAGCACGACGCGGCGGAACTGCGTCTCGTCGCCGACATGCTGAAAGCCAAGGCCGACGCAATTCCCGATAAACTGAGCCAGGTTTTGGCGCAGCTGAAAGCGGCGGAAAAAGAACTGCAGCAGCTCAAGAAGGAAGCGGCTATGTCCGATATGGACGATATGCTGGCCGCTAAGGAAGACGTCAACGGCGTATCCGTCGTAGCGGCGGAAGCCCAGGCCGATTCTATGGACAGCCTGCGCGAGCTGGCCGATACGATCATGGACAAAGTCGGCAGCGGCGTCGTCCTTCTCGGAGCCGTTCATGACGGCAAGGTCAACTTCGTGTGCAAGGTCGCTAAAGCCGATACGAAGAAGGGCCTCCATGCCGGCAAGATCATCAAGGCGGCGGCTCAGGCAGCCGGCGGCAACGGCGGCGGCCGTCCCGATATGGCTCAGGCCGGCGGCAAGGCTCCGGAAAAATTGGCCGAAGCCCTGAAGGCCGGTAAAGCTGCCGTCAGTGAATTGATTGGATAA
- a CDS encoding glycosyltransferase family 2 protein, producing the protein MRLFEGKARKLLSIVVPVYNEQLNIEKFYTEATKAVQNLDMEYEIIFVDDGSRDATPLLLSRLTQQDEHVRALLLARNFGHQLAITCGMDHARGDAIVTMDGDLQHPPEMIPQLVQYWREGYDVVQTIRKDTKGVGFLKRQTSKWYYRLLNALSPVHIAPGGSDFRLIDKRVLATFKLFREHDRFIRGMIDDIGYKQKTVDFVAPPRFAGKSKFSVRKMLHFALDGIMAYSKIPLRISFYAGLVSAFLSVLIILHALYSSAVGSAAPGWTTVIVVICILGALQLMFIGIVGEYIGRIFEEVKQRPLYWLRAELGGRGEPEERNR; encoded by the coding sequence ATGAGACTTTTTGAGGGGAAAGCCCGGAAGCTCCTGTCCATTGTCGTTCCTGTATACAATGAACAATTAAACATTGAGAAGTTTTATACAGAAGCGACAAAGGCAGTTCAGAATCTGGACATGGAATATGAAATTATATTTGTCGACGACGGATCCAGGGATGCGACGCCGCTGCTGCTCAGCCGGCTGACGCAGCAGGACGAGCACGTGCGTGCGCTTTTGCTGGCCCGTAATTTTGGTCATCAGCTGGCCATTACCTGCGGCATGGATCACGCCAGGGGCGACGCCATCGTCACGATGGACGGCGACCTGCAGCATCCGCCGGAAATGATTCCTCAGCTGGTTCAGTATTGGCGGGAAGGCTACGACGTCGTGCAGACGATACGCAAGGACACAAAGGGCGTAGGCTTTCTCAAGCGGCAGACGTCCAAGTGGTATTACCGCCTGCTGAACGCCCTGTCACCGGTGCACATCGCGCCGGGCGGCTCTGATTTCCGCCTCATCGACAAGCGCGTGCTGGCGACGTTTAAGCTGTTTCGGGAGCACGACCGGTTTATCCGGGGAATGATTGACGACATCGGCTACAAGCAGAAGACCGTCGACTTTGTAGCGCCGCCGCGGTTTGCCGGCAAATCGAAATTTTCCGTGCGGAAAATGCTGCACTTTGCCTTAGACGGCATCATGGCCTATTCGAAGATACCGCTGCGCATATCCTTTTACGCCGGCTTGGTCAGCGCCTTTTTGAGCGTCCTTATCATACTGCACGCCCTGTATTCCAGCGCCGTCGGCTCGGCTGCGCCGGGATGGACGACAGTCATCGTCGTCATCTGCATCTTAGGGGCCCTTCAGCTCATGTTTATCGGCATCGTAGGCGAATATATAGGCCGTATTTTTGAAGAAGTAAAGCAGCGTCCCCTCTATTGGCTGCGGGCCGAGCTGGGCGGACGCGGCGAACCAGAGGAACGCAACCGATAG
- the lnu(C) gene encoding lincosamide nucleotidyltransferase Lnu(C) yields MVNITDVKQILQFAIDAEIKVFLDGGWGVDALLGYQSRAHNDIDIFVEKNDYQNFIEIMKANGFYEIKMEYTTLNHTVWEDLKNRIIDLHCFEYTDEGEILYDGDCFPVETFSGKGRIEEIEVSCIEPYSQVMFHLGYEFDENDAHDVKLLCETLHIEIPNEYR; encoded by the coding sequence ATGGTCAATATAACAGATGTAAAACAGATTCTTCAATTTGCAATAGATGCGGAGATTAAAGTCTTTCTTGATGGTGGCTGGGGTGTAGATGCTCTTCTTGGATATCAGTCAAGAGCCCATAATGATATTGACATTTTTGTAGAAAAGAACGATTATCAGAACTTTATAGAAATAATGAAAGCTAATGGCTTTTATGAGATTAAGATGGAATATACAACATTGAACCATACTGTATGGGAAGATTTGAAAAACAGAATTATTGATTTGCATTGTTTTGAATATACGGACGAAGGTGAAATTCTTTATGATGGGGATTGTTTTCCGGTAGAAACTTTTTCGGGTAAAGGAAGAATTGAGGAAATAGAGGTTTCCTGTATTGAACCATATAGTCAAGTAATGTTCCATCTGGGATACGAGTTTGATGAAAATGATGCACATGATGTGAAGTTATTGTGTGAGACACTTCATATCGAAATTCCAAATGAGTATAGATAA
- the lon gene encoding endopeptidase La encodes MDENSILAMPFVPLRGIVVYPKLLSHIDIGREKSLAAVDYAMEHDRLLVVSAQVDEEVDDPGFDDVYQCGTLVRIQQLLRLPGGLVRILVDGIDRVQLQGFSEKKNYLEVAAVKVDEIEDDSIEEEALRRVVLKQFSDWLENVRNGEEIREKAKAIEEPGAVADFIVSQLPLRLVVRQQILEMAEVKARLRRVMILLDTEVEIANLESSLNMEVRSKMDQQQKEYYLREKIKAIHRELGDKVDKDTETQELREKIHKMKLPKKIEEPLLKEVDRLDSMPPMMAESAIIRTYLDLALELPWKKETKDRLDLKEAQSVLDEDHYGLKQVKDRIIEYLAVRQLTHSLKGPILCFVGPPGTGKTSIARSIARAMNRKYVRISLGGVRDEAEIRGHRRTYIGAMPGRIISGLKQAGVKNPVFLLDEIDKMTSDMRGDPSSALLEVLDPEQNNSFADHYLDIPFDLSKVFWITTANVVSDIPRPLLDRMEIIEFTSYTEEEKVQIAKQYLVPKQLKENGLKASQARFSEAVLKTIIQGYTRESGVRTLEKTIGAVCRKVGKSILLEEAPLTVSMKNLQTILGPVKYLPTKVNKADEVGIVTGLAWTQVGGEVLETEAVAVKGKGSLLLTGQLGDVMKESAEAGMTYIRRRAGELGLPEDFYSHLDLHIHLPEGAIPKDGPSAGITMATALASALTGKAVRHDVAMTGEITLRGTVLPVGGIKEKVIAAHRAGIKKILLPEENKRDMDDVPQSVKDDVTFVFVHHMDEVLEQALVNS; translated from the coding sequence ATGGATGAAAATTCGATTTTAGCGATGCCCTTCGTTCCTTTGCGGGGCATTGTCGTATATCCGAAACTGCTCAGCCACATCGACATTGGCCGGGAAAAATCCCTGGCCGCCGTCGATTACGCCATGGAACATGACCGGCTGCTCGTCGTTTCGGCTCAAGTAGATGAAGAAGTAGACGACCCGGGCTTTGACGACGTGTACCAGTGCGGTACCCTGGTCAGGATTCAGCAACTTCTCCGCCTTCCTGGCGGGCTGGTGCGCATCCTTGTCGACGGGATTGACCGCGTGCAGCTCCAGGGCTTTTCTGAAAAGAAGAATTATCTGGAAGTAGCCGCTGTCAAGGTCGACGAAATTGAAGACGATTCTATAGAAGAAGAAGCGCTGCGCCGCGTCGTATTGAAGCAGTTTTCCGACTGGCTGGAAAACGTCCGCAACGGTGAAGAAATCCGAGAAAAGGCCAAGGCTATTGAAGAACCCGGCGCCGTGGCCGATTTTATCGTGTCTCAGCTGCCGCTGCGCCTCGTCGTGCGCCAGCAGATCTTGGAAATGGCCGAAGTCAAGGCCCGTCTGCGCCGCGTCATGATCCTCCTCGACACGGAAGTAGAAATTGCTAATCTGGAATCGTCTCTCAACATGGAAGTGCGGAGCAAGATGGACCAGCAGCAGAAGGAATACTACCTGCGGGAAAAGATCAAGGCCATTCACCGCGAATTAGGCGACAAGGTCGATAAGGATACGGAAACGCAGGAGCTGCGGGAAAAGATTCATAAGATGAAGCTGCCGAAAAAGATCGAAGAGCCTCTGCTCAAAGAAGTGGACCGCCTCGATTCTATGCCGCCTATGATGGCGGAATCAGCGATTATCCGCACCTATCTGGACTTGGCTCTGGAACTGCCCTGGAAAAAGGAAACGAAGGACCGCCTCGATTTGAAAGAGGCTCAGAGCGTCCTGGATGAAGACCACTACGGCCTGAAACAGGTCAAGGACCGCATTATTGAGTATTTGGCCGTCCGTCAGCTGACGCACAGCCTGAAAGGGCCCATTCTCTGTTTTGTCGGCCCTCCGGGTACCGGCAAAACGAGCATAGCCCGTTCGATTGCACGGGCTATGAACCGCAAGTACGTCCGCATTTCCTTAGGCGGCGTGCGGGATGAAGCGGAAATCAGAGGCCACCGCCGCACCTATATCGGCGCGATGCCCGGCCGCATCATCTCAGGCCTCAAGCAAGCCGGCGTCAAGAACCCCGTATTCCTCCTTGACGAAATCGACAAGATGACGTCGGATATGCGCGGCGACCCGTCGTCGGCCCTTCTCGAAGTATTGGACCCGGAACAGAACAATTCCTTCGCCGACCATTACCTCGATATTCCCTTCGATTTGTCCAAGGTCTTCTGGATTACGACGGCCAACGTCGTCAGCGATATTCCCCGGCCGCTCCTGGACCGCATGGAAATTATCGAATTTACGAGCTATACGGAAGAAGAAAAGGTACAGATCGCCAAACAGTACCTCGTGCCGAAGCAGCTCAAGGAAAACGGCCTCAAGGCCAGCCAGGCCCGCTTCTCCGAGGCCGTCTTGAAGACGATTATCCAGGGGTATACGCGCGAATCGGGCGTCCGCACTCTGGAAAAGACCATCGGCGCCGTATGCCGCAAGGTAGGCAAGTCGATTTTGCTGGAAGAAGCGCCGCTGACGGTTTCGATGAAAAATCTCCAGACGATTCTCGGCCCGGTTAAATATTTGCCGACGAAGGTCAACAAGGCCGACGAAGTCGGCATCGTCACAGGGCTGGCCTGGACGCAGGTCGGCGGCGAAGTACTGGAAACGGAAGCCGTCGCCGTCAAGGGCAAGGGCAGCCTGCTGCTGACGGGACAGCTTGGCGACGTCATGAAGGAATCGGCTGAAGCCGGTATGACCTACATCCGCCGCCGCGCCGGCGAGCTGGGGCTGCCGGAAGATTTCTATTCTCATTTGGATTTGCACATCCATCTGCCTGAAGGAGCGATTCCAAAGGACGGGCCGTCGGCGGGCATTACGATGGCTACAGCCCTGGCCTCGGCCCTGACAGGTAAAGCCGTACGGCACGACGTGGCCATGACCGGCGAAATCACCTTGCGGGGCACGGTTCTTCCCGTCGGGGGAATCAAGGAGAAGGTCATTGCGGCTCATCGGGCCGGCATCAAAAAGATTTTGCTGCCGGAAGAGAATAAGCGCGATATGGACGACGTGCCTCAGTCGGTAAAGGACGACGTGACCTTTGTATTTGTACATCATATGGATGAAGTATTAGAACAGGCATTGGTGAACTCATAA
- the ruvX gene encoding Holliday junction resolvase RuvX has product MRILGLDVGSKTIGVACSDALLITAQGVETIRRVSKKKDFQRLKELVAEKEVHRIVVGRPRHMNGDYSENIDKIEHFVDELKKVMPDMDFVYWDERLTTVMAEHVLMEGNVRREKRKQFVDKMAAVLILQNYLDAQGG; this is encoded by the coding sequence ATGCGGATTTTAGGATTAGACGTCGGCTCTAAGACCATCGGCGTAGCCTGCAGCGACGCCTTGCTCATTACGGCGCAGGGCGTCGAGACGATACGGCGCGTTTCCAAGAAAAAGGACTTCCAGCGGCTGAAAGAGCTGGTCGCCGAAAAGGAAGTACACCGCATCGTCGTAGGCCGTCCCCGTCATATGAACGGCGACTACAGCGAAAATATTGATAAGATCGAGCACTTTGTAGATGAACTCAAAAAGGTCATGCCAGATATGGACTTTGTCTATTGGGATGAACGCCTAACGACCGTCATGGCCGAACACGTGCTGATGGAAGGCAATGTACGGCGGGAAAAGAGAAAACAGTTCGTCGATAAAATGGCGGCTGTTCTCATATTACAAAATTATTTAGACGCTCAAGGAGGATAA
- the yihA gene encoding ribosome biogenesis GTP-binding protein YihA/YsxC — MAKSLQIINPKYTASAVRKDQYPDSGLPEIAFLGRSNVGKSSLINSLCNYRGLARVSGEPGKTQTINYFSVELREKDGEAIRRTPFFLVDLPGYGFARTGGQKRQMWSDFIGEYVTQSPHLVMLCLLVDLRHPGLDIDRQAYQWLSEHGVPLQIVGTKADKLKASEKRKNMIMLKQIFPTGHDAVVHSSLKKEGSAALLERILMSLDEASSLP; from the coding sequence ATGGCAAAGAGCTTGCAAATAATCAATCCGAAATATACGGCGTCGGCTGTCCGCAAGGATCAGTATCCCGACAGCGGTTTGCCGGAAATCGCCTTTTTAGGCCGTTCCAACGTAGGGAAGTCGAGCCTCATCAACTCTCTGTGCAACTACCGCGGCCTGGCCCGGGTCAGCGGCGAACCGGGAAAAACGCAGACCATCAACTACTTCAGCGTCGAGCTGCGGGAAAAAGACGGCGAAGCGATTCGCCGCACGCCCTTTTTCCTCGTCGACTTGCCGGGATACGGCTTTGCCCGGACTGGCGGCCAAAAGCGGCAGATGTGGAGCGACTTTATCGGCGAATACGTCACCCAGTCGCCTCACCTGGTCATGCTGTGCCTGCTCGTCGACCTGCGCCATCCCGGACTGGATATCGACCGGCAGGCCTATCAATGGCTGTCGGAACATGGCGTTCCCCTGCAAATTGTCGGGACGAAGGCCGATAAGCTGAAGGCCAGTGAAAAAAGAAAAAATATGATAATGCTCAAACAGATCTTTCCGACGGGCCATGACGCCGTTGTCCACTCTTCCTTGAAGAAGGAAGGCAGCGCAGCGTTGTTAGAACGCATCCTCATGAGCCTGGACGAAGCGAGCAGCCTTCCGTGA
- a CDS encoding LysR family transcriptional regulator, with product MAELPSMQQLKNFIIYGKYGNFTSAANAANITQSAFSAQIKKLEDVVGVRLIARSNRGSHLTKAGELLFQRLEPILDELEGCLDEVRSMDGRAQPLSIGIMLSLGDIHMNRHLAYFQQHYSGASFQVYNLEAQELLQKLRNDELDIISLFRLPSMDIDGYEQVCFCKETIVYYAPHIVVSGGVATADFIASQPLAQYSPQYVMNEYLNQFLSAHTSLPLQTQAWFSTPYAMMNYCQANRIGALLPERFLKALGVVGGWYDVDPPIVLPCYLLYKRSNPRYEAIQVFVDYMKRTYHVPS from the coding sequence ATGGCTGAATTACCAAGTATGCAGCAATTAAAAAATTTTATTATATATGGAAAATACGGCAATTTTACATCTGCGGCCAACGCGGCCAACATTACGCAGTCGGCGTTCAGCGCGCAGATTAAAAAGCTGGAAGACGTCGTCGGCGTCCGTCTGATCGCCCGGTCGAACCGCGGCAGCCATTTGACGAAAGCCGGCGAACTATTATTTCAGCGGCTGGAGCCCATATTGGACGAATTAGAGGGTTGCTTAGACGAAGTGCGTTCTATGGACGGCAGAGCCCAGCCTCTTTCCATCGGCATCATGCTGTCGCTGGGCGATATTCATATGAACCGCCATTTAGCCTATTTTCAGCAGCACTACAGCGGGGCCTCCTTTCAGGTATATAATTTGGAAGCGCAGGAATTGCTGCAGAAGCTCCGAAACGACGAGCTCGACATTATATCCTTATTTCGCCTGCCTTCTATGGATATCGACGGCTATGAGCAAGTCTGCTTCTGTAAGGAAACCATCGTTTACTACGCGCCCCATATCGTCGTTTCCGGAGGAGTTGCGACGGCCGATTTCATCGCTTCGCAGCCCCTGGCTCAATATTCGCCGCAGTACGTCATGAACGAGTATTTAAATCAATTTTTATCGGCTCATACGTCCTTGCCGCTGCAAACGCAGGCTTGGTTTTCTACGCCCTACGCGATGATGAATTATTGCCAAGCTAACCGCATCGGCGCGCTGCTGCCGGAGCGTTTTTTAAAAGCCCTGGGCGTCGTCGGCGGCTGGTACGACGTAGATCCGCCGATCGTTTTGCCTTGCTACTTGCTGTACAAGCGGAGCAATCCCAGGTACGAGGCCATTCAGGTCTTTGTCGACTATATGAAGCGAACGTATCACGTACCGTCGTGA
- a CDS encoding IreB family regulatory phosphoprotein — translation MAISDETMIVRNRNEEQTVASMILEDVYHALEEKGYNPVNQIVGYLLSGDPTYITSHNNARSNIRRIERDELIEELVRSYVKHRGL, via the coding sequence ATGGCAATCAGCGACGAAACGATGATCGTCAGGAATAGAAACGAAGAACAGACTGTCGCTTCTATGATTTTAGAAGATGTGTATCACGCATTGGAAGAAAAAGGATATAACCCCGTAAACCAAATCGTAGGATATTTGCTGTCCGGCGACCCGACGTATATTACGAGCCACAACAACGCCCGCAGCAACATCCGGCGCATCGAACGGGACGAACTCATTGAAGAACTGGTCCGTTCGTACGTAAAGCATCGCGGCTTATAG